A window of the Tunturibacter empetritectus genome harbors these coding sequences:
- the cobF gene encoding precorrin-6A synthase (deacetylating): MRKLYIIGIGPGNPEQVTIQAIKAINQVDVFFVTNKGETKSDLTQFRKEICERYIDEPSYRTIEIIDPGRDPTIDSYTSRVEAWHQQRALIYEDLIKNELQEDECGAFLIWGDPSLYDSTLRVIDQIVSRGQIHFDYEVIPGITSIQALAARHKITLNGIGESICITTGRQLSTDLVSSTENVVVMLDGTCSFKDVLNKEVEIYWGAYVGSDKEILLSGTLAEMLESIEAARSAAREKNGWVMDTYLLRNLSARRLDK; this comes from the coding sequence ATGAGGAAGCTATACATCATTGGAATCGGTCCGGGTAATCCAGAGCAAGTCACAATTCAAGCGATTAAGGCTATAAACCAGGTTGACGTGTTCTTTGTTACTAACAAAGGAGAAACAAAAAGCGATCTCACGCAGTTTAGAAAAGAGATATGTGAACGATACATCGACGAGCCATCCTACAGAACTATCGAGATCATCGATCCAGGGCGCGACCCGACCATAGATTCTTATACCTCTCGAGTTGAGGCATGGCACCAGCAGCGGGCACTAATCTACGAAGATCTGATTAAGAACGAGTTGCAGGAGGATGAGTGTGGCGCGTTTCTCATCTGGGGAGATCCGTCACTTTATGACAGCACTCTGCGAGTGATTGATCAGATTGTTAGTCGAGGTCAAATTCATTTCGATTACGAAGTCATCCCTGGAATTACCAGCATTCAAGCTCTCGCGGCACGCCACAAAATAACCTTGAATGGTATCGGGGAGTCGATTTGCATCACAACGGGTCGTCAGCTATCGACTGATCTAGTTTCCAGCACAGAGAATGTTGTCGTCATGCTCGATGGAACGTGCTCATTCAAAGATGTACTAAACAAAGAGGTGGAGATCTACTGGGGGGCTTACGTGGGTAGTGATAAAGAGATCCTCTTGTCTGGAACACTTGCCGAAATGCTTGAGAGTATCGAGGCGGCTCGAAGCGCGGCTCGGGAGAAAAATGGGTGGGTGATGGATACTTATCTGCTTCGGAATCTATCTGCACGCCGTCTTGACAAGTAG
- a CDS encoding dienelactone hydrolase family protein: MIIINDEYVTLDTPKGPMRTHIVRPAAPGRYPGIVFYSEIFQITAPIRRTAAMLAGHGYIVAMPEIYHEFEPAGTVFAYDQAGSDRGNVLKTTKELSSYDADARAVLDHLATRPDCTGHLGAMGICIGGHLAFRAAMNPDVLATACFYATDIHKGSLVKGGDDSLKRAKNIRGELLMIWGRQDPHIPLEGRMAVLARLNELQKKFSWHEVNGAHAFMRDEGIRYDPELAYNLYGLVFDFFHRKLGEGNIDRSRN; this comes from the coding sequence ATGATCATCATCAACGACGAGTACGTCACACTCGACACCCCCAAAGGCCCCATGCGGACCCACATCGTCCGCCCCGCCGCCCCCGGCCGCTACCCCGGCATCGTCTTCTACTCCGAGATCTTCCAGATCACCGCCCCCATCCGCCGCACCGCCGCCATGCTCGCCGGCCACGGCTACATCGTCGCCATGCCCGAGATCTACCACGAGTTTGAACCTGCCGGCACCGTCTTCGCCTACGACCAGGCCGGCTCCGACCGCGGCAACGTCCTCAAGACCACCAAAGAACTCAGCAGCTACGACGCCGACGCCCGAGCCGTCCTCGACCACCTTGCCACCCGCCCCGACTGCACCGGCCATCTAGGTGCGATGGGCATCTGCATCGGCGGCCACCTCGCCTTCCGCGCCGCCATGAACCCCGACGTCCTCGCCACCGCCTGCTTCTACGCCACCGACATCCACAAAGGCTCCCTCGTCAAAGGCGGAGACGACTCTCTCAAACGCGCAAAAAACATCCGGGGTGAGCTCCTGATGATCTGGGGACGCCAGGACCCGCACATCCCTCTCGAAGGCCGCATGGCCGTCCTCGCCCGGCTTAACGAACTCCAGAAGAAGTTCAGCTGGCACGAGGTCAACGGAGCCCACGCCTTCATGCGCGACGAGGGCATACGCTACGACCCCGAACTCGCCTACAACCTCTACGGCCTTGTCTTTGACTTCTTCCACCGCAAACTAGGCGAAGGAAATATTGATAGATCCAGAAACTAG
- a CDS encoding FMN-binding negative transcriptional regulator, whose translation MYIPRANEERRVPVLHSLMRAEPLAALVTLSSSGLVASHIPMVLEEDGSPLGVLRGHVSRANSQWRDLEASVEALAIFSGPQHYISPTWYPGKVEHGREVPTWNYVVVHAYGSLKVMDDKGWMRAHLERVTNENEAETAMPWKVSDAPEEFIDTMMKGIVGLELPISRLEGKWKVSQNRTVRDREGVLEGLSKEGTPESLMMKRLVEDAM comes from the coding sequence ATGTATATTCCACGGGCGAATGAAGAGCGGCGGGTGCCGGTGCTGCACTCGCTGATGAGGGCGGAGCCGCTGGCGGCGTTGGTGACGTTGAGTTCGTCGGGGCTGGTGGCTTCTCATATTCCGATGGTGCTTGAGGAGGACGGTTCGCCGCTGGGGGTGCTGCGGGGCCACGTCTCGCGGGCGAATTCGCAGTGGCGCGATCTGGAGGCTTCGGTGGAAGCCCTGGCCATCTTCTCCGGCCCGCAGCACTACATCTCGCCGACCTGGTATCCGGGGAAGGTGGAGCATGGGAGAGAGGTTCCGACGTGGAATTATGTTGTGGTTCATGCGTACGGATCGCTGAAGGTGATGGACGATAAGGGCTGGATGAGAGCACACCTTGAGAGAGTGACGAATGAGAACGAAGCCGAGACAGCGATGCCGTGGAAGGTGAGCGATGCACCCGAGGAGTTTATCGACACAATGATGAAAGGGATTGTGGGGCTGGAGCTGCCGATCAGCCGCCTGGAGGGGAAGTGGAAGGTCAGTCAAAACCGTACGGTGCGGGATCGAGAGGGAGTGCTGGAGGGGCTAAGCAAAGAGGGTACGCCGGAGAGCCTGATGATGAAGAGGCTGGTTGAAGACGCTATGTAA
- a CDS encoding DNA-methyltransferase, whose product MPVEDRNSVEQPIGDLAIENPAKLIAKEPYFSSRYGAAYLGDSLEVLRTLPSGCVNLVVTSPPYALHFKKEYGNETKEQYVEWFLPFAREIFRVLAQDGSFVLNIGGSYNKGTPTRSLYHFRLLLALVDEIGFFLAQECFWHNPAKMPVPAEWVTVRRIRVRDSVEYVWWFSKTPHPKASNLKVLRDYSADMIRLNKRNLRETTRPSGHVIRESFTKLHPGGAIPSNVVESGWDLESPESMMKMGNNSANDQYTLRCKAEGIKIHPARFPSALPKFFIKMLTEPNDLVFDPFGGSLTTGAVAEKLERRWIAGEAVEEYLKAGTFRFEISEENPKLF is encoded by the coding sequence GTGCCAGTTGAAGATCGCAATTCGGTTGAACAACCGATTGGGGACTTGGCGATAGAGAATCCCGCCAAACTTATTGCGAAAGAACCTTATTTTTCGTCACGTTACGGGGCCGCATACCTCGGTGATTCTTTAGAAGTACTGCGTACACTACCAAGTGGTTGCGTAAATCTAGTGGTAACCTCTCCTCCTTATGCTCTTCACTTTAAAAAAGAATACGGCAACGAGACAAAAGAGCAATACGTTGAGTGGTTCCTGCCATTCGCGCGGGAGATTTTCCGAGTGTTGGCGCAAGACGGCAGTTTTGTACTTAATATTGGGGGAAGCTATAACAAGGGGACACCTACAAGATCCCTCTACCACTTTAGACTCTTGCTCGCTCTGGTCGACGAGATTGGTTTTTTCTTAGCGCAGGAATGCTTTTGGCATAATCCAGCCAAAATGCCCGTCCCTGCTGAATGGGTGACTGTGCGACGCATTCGCGTTCGTGACTCCGTGGAATATGTTTGGTGGTTCTCCAAGACACCCCATCCCAAAGCGTCGAATCTCAAGGTTCTCAGGGATTACAGCGCGGATATGATCCGGTTGAACAAACGAAACCTAAGAGAAACGACTCGGCCATCTGGTCATGTGATTCGCGAGTCTTTCACCAAACTTCACCCCGGTGGGGCTATACCTTCGAATGTTGTGGAGAGCGGTTGGGACCTTGAAAGTCCCGAGAGCATGATGAAAATGGGCAACAATTCAGCCAACGACCAATATACCCTTCGCTGCAAAGCGGAGGGCATAAAGATCCATCCTGCTCGGTTTCCTTCCGCGTTACCCAAATTCTTTATCAAGATGCTTACAGAGCCAAACGACCTGGTGTTCGATCCCTTTGGGGGCTCACTTACAACCGGGGCAGTCGCCGAAAAATTAGAGCGAAGGTGGATCGCCGGTGAAGCTGTCGAGGAATACCTGAAAGCGGGAACATTTCGATTTGAAATATCCGAAGAAAATCCAAAACTTTTCTGA
- a CDS encoding helix-turn-helix domain-containing protein has product MSTNLFNPDDWVSQAEAARIRGVSRQAIARLVKKGRLHVWPVGGRTLVRRVEIETFEPEPAGRRPNDRADRRD; this is encoded by the coding sequence TTGTCAACCAATTTATTTAATCCGGATGATTGGGTCTCTCAAGCCGAAGCAGCCCGCATACGCGGAGTGTCTAGGCAAGCGATCGCTCGATTAGTAAAGAAAGGAAGGCTCCACGTATGGCCGGTCGGAGGACGCACACTTGTGCGCAGAGTTGAGATTGAGACCTTTGAACCCGAGCCAGCAGGCAGGAGACCGAATGACCGAGCAGATAGAAGAGATTGA
- the uvrB gene encoding excinuclease ABC subunit UvrB: MDFQLSTTYKPQGDQPRAIAELISGIHAGEKDQVLLGVTGSGKTFTMAKVIEELQRPALILAHNKTLAAQLYHEFKTFFPSNAVEYFVSYYDYYQPEAYIPAGDLFIEKESTINEELDKLRLAATRSLFERRDAIIVSSVSCIYGLGSPEAYYGMLMLLEKGQKIKREDITRRLVEILYERNDVDFRRGTFRVRGDIIEVYPTYDENAYRIELFGDEIDSLSQIDPLFGTVRQKYSRLPIYPKSHYVVQPERKTTAVNSILEEMEWWEKELENQGRLVESQRIHQRTRFDLEMIKSVGFCHGIENYSRHFSSRLPGEPPPTLLDYFPQDYLLFIDESHVTVPQLHGMWHGDRSRKQNLVDYGFRLPSAMDNRPLRFEEFESRTGQIIYVSATPGAYELTKSAGVVVEQIIRPTGLIDPQVEIRPIKGQIDDLLAEIRDRTAKNQRVLVTTLTKRMSEDLASYYTEVGVRCRYMHSEIETLERIKLLRDLRKGEYDVLIGINLLREGLDLPEVSLVAILDADKEGFLRSQGSLIQTIGRAARHVEGRAILYADKMTDSMQRAINETDRRREKQVAYNEENGITPASIIRPIEMGLAGILKADYADLTDEAEGMPDFSTQQELDVYIGKLESDMREAAKKFEFEKAAKLRDTVKELRTKEFLFS, encoded by the coding sequence ATGGACTTCCAGCTCTCGACCACCTACAAGCCTCAGGGCGATCAGCCTCGCGCCATCGCTGAGCTCATCTCCGGCATCCACGCCGGCGAAAAAGATCAAGTCCTCCTCGGCGTCACCGGCTCCGGAAAAACCTTCACCATGGCCAAGGTCATCGAAGAGCTGCAACGCCCCGCCCTCATCCTCGCGCACAACAAAACCCTCGCCGCCCAGCTCTACCACGAGTTCAAAACCTTCTTCCCCTCGAACGCCGTCGAGTACTTCGTCTCCTACTACGACTACTACCAACCCGAAGCCTACATCCCCGCCGGCGATCTCTTTATTGAAAAGGAGTCAACCATCAATGAAGAATTAGATAAACTCCGCCTCGCCGCCACCCGCAGCCTCTTCGAGCGGCGCGACGCCATCATCGTCTCCTCCGTCTCCTGCATCTACGGCCTCGGCTCGCCCGAAGCCTACTACGGCATGTTGATGCTCCTTGAAAAAGGTCAGAAGATCAAGCGCGAAGACATCACCCGCCGCCTCGTCGAGATCCTCTACGAGCGCAACGATGTAGACTTCCGCCGCGGCACCTTCCGCGTCCGCGGCGACATCATCGAGGTCTACCCCACCTACGACGAAAACGCCTACCGTATAGAGCTCTTCGGCGACGAGATCGACAGCCTGTCGCAAATAGACCCTCTCTTCGGCACCGTCAGGCAAAAATACTCCCGCCTCCCCATCTATCCCAAGTCCCACTACGTCGTCCAACCCGAACGCAAGACCACCGCCGTCAACTCTATCCTCGAAGAGATGGAGTGGTGGGAGAAAGAACTCGAAAACCAGGGCCGCTTAGTCGAGTCCCAACGCATCCACCAGCGCACCCGCTTCGACCTCGAGATGATCAAGTCCGTTGGCTTCTGCCACGGCATCGAAAACTACTCCCGCCACTTCTCCTCGCGTCTCCCCGGCGAACCGCCGCCCACGCTCCTCGACTACTTCCCCCAGGACTACCTCCTCTTCATCGACGAGTCCCACGTCACCGTCCCGCAACTCCACGGCATGTGGCACGGCGATCGCAGCCGCAAACAAAACCTCGTCGACTATGGCTTCCGACTCCCCTCCGCAATGGACAACCGCCCCCTCCGCTTTGAAGAGTTCGAGTCCCGCACCGGCCAGATCATCTACGTCTCCGCCACCCCCGGCGCCTACGAGCTGACAAAATCCGCAGGCGTAGTCGTTGAACAGATCATTCGTCCCACGGGCCTGATCGATCCTCAAGTCGAGATTCGCCCCATCAAAGGCCAGATCGACGACCTACTCGCCGAGATCCGCGACCGCACCGCGAAGAACCAACGCGTCCTCGTCACCACCCTCACCAAGCGCATGTCCGAAGACCTCGCCAGCTACTACACCGAAGTCGGCGTCCGCTGCCGCTACATGCACTCCGAGATCGAAACCCTCGAACGCATCAAGCTCCTCCGCGACCTCCGCAAAGGCGAGTACGACGTCCTCATCGGCATCAACCTACTCCGCGAAGGACTCGACCTACCGGAGGTCTCGTTGGTAGCAATCCTGGACGCCGACAAGGAAGGCTTCCTCCGCTCCCAGGGATCACTCATCCAGACCATCGGCCGCGCTGCCCGTCACGTCGAAGGCCGGGCAATTCTTTATGCGGATAAGATGACCGACTCCATGCAGCGCGCCATCAACGAGACCGACCGCCGCCGCGAAAAACAAGTCGCCTACAACGAAGAAAACGGCATCACTCCCGCTAGCATCATCCGCCCCATCGAGATGGGCCTAGCCGGCATCCTCAAAGCCGACTACGCCGACCTCACCGACGAAGCCGAAGGCATGCCCGACTTCTCCACCCAGCAGGAACTAGACGTCTACATCGGCAAACTAGAATCCGACATGCGCGAAGCCGCCAAAAAATTCGAATTCGAAAAAGCCGCCAAACTCCGCGACACGGTAAAAGAACTCCGCACCAAAGAATTCCTCTTCAGCTAA
- a CDS encoding histidine phosphatase family protein, with protein sequence MSVGTELWLVRHGETEWSLSGAHTSRTDIPLTDHGRKRAEELRDYLKGTKFDAVFESPMQRARETCAIAGFGDQAVVENGLKEWNYGVYEGKTTKEIQAEIPGWSVWKNEIVGGETVEHVGERADGVIARALAAAPQGGKVALFAHAHILRILAARWIGLPATGGSLLALGTGSVSVMGWERETRVISSWNRGFE encoded by the coding sequence ATGAGTGTTGGAACTGAGTTGTGGCTGGTGCGGCATGGGGAGACGGAGTGGAGTTTGAGTGGAGCGCATACGAGCCGGACGGATATTCCGCTGACCGACCATGGACGGAAGCGGGCGGAGGAGTTGCGGGATTATTTGAAGGGGACGAAGTTCGATGCGGTGTTTGAGAGTCCGATGCAGCGGGCGCGGGAGACCTGCGCGATTGCGGGATTTGGCGACCAGGCTGTGGTGGAGAACGGGTTGAAGGAGTGGAACTATGGCGTGTATGAAGGCAAGACGACTAAGGAGATCCAGGCGGAGATTCCGGGGTGGTCGGTGTGGAAGAACGAGATTGTCGGCGGCGAGACGGTGGAGCATGTGGGGGAGCGCGCGGATGGAGTGATCGCCCGAGCGCTGGCGGCTGCTCCGCAGGGTGGGAAGGTGGCGCTGTTTGCGCATGCGCATATTTTGCGGATTCTGGCGGCGCGGTGGATCGGTTTGCCGGCGACCGGCGGGAGTTTGCTGGCGCTGGGGACGGGAAGCGTGAGTGTGATGGGGTGGGAGCGGGAGACGCGCGTGATCTCGAGCTGGAATCGCGGGTTTGAGTAG
- a CDS encoding FAD-dependent oxidoreductase, which produces MTATSNPLATTCCVIGGGPAGIMLGFLLARAGVKVTVLEKHKDFFRDFRGDTIHPSTLDLLYELGLLEKFLEVPHSQVAALSAIVGGHRFPIADFSHVPTHCKFIALMPQWDFLDFLSNEASRLPAFTLRMGWEATGLIRQNDVTTGVRANTPEGPVEIPATLTIGCDGRHAISRDAGHLQLQDVGVPVDVLWLKIARQPSDPENALGYINYGRLIILINRNDYFQIGYIIAKGTFPAIQQEGIPAFQQSIERIVPFLAGRTSEIDSWDKVKLLTIQVNRLIEWSSPGLLCIGDAAHAMSPVGGIGINIAIQDAVATANILTEALLSNTLSPHNLAQVQHYREGAVRNTQRVQVFAHRILNRVLHNPGPIHPPLALRILTSIPGFQNLPARFVGVGLQPQHIKDF; this is translated from the coding sequence ATGACTGCCACCTCAAACCCGCTCGCAACCACCTGCTGCGTAATTGGAGGTGGTCCGGCAGGCATCATGCTGGGCTTTCTCCTCGCCCGTGCCGGCGTAAAAGTTACAGTCCTCGAAAAGCACAAAGACTTCTTCCGCGACTTCCGCGGAGACACCATCCACCCCTCCACTCTTGACCTTCTCTATGAACTCGGCCTGCTCGAAAAGTTCCTCGAAGTCCCCCACTCCCAGGTTGCCGCGCTCTCCGCCATTGTTGGTGGTCATCGCTTTCCAATAGCCGACTTCTCGCACGTCCCCACCCACTGCAAGTTCATCGCCCTCATGCCCCAGTGGGACTTCCTTGACTTCCTCTCAAACGAAGCCAGCCGTTTGCCCGCCTTCACCTTGCGAATGGGCTGGGAGGCTACCGGCCTCATCCGTCAAAACGACGTCACCACCGGTGTCCGCGCTAATACACCAGAAGGTCCTGTCGAAATCCCAGCCACTCTCACCATTGGCTGCGACGGCCGCCACGCCATCTCCCGCGATGCGGGCCACCTACAACTGCAAGACGTCGGGGTTCCCGTCGATGTTCTCTGGCTCAAGATCGCCCGCCAGCCCTCCGATCCCGAAAACGCTCTCGGCTACATCAACTACGGCCGCCTCATCATCCTTATCAACCGCAACGACTACTTTCAGATCGGCTACATTATCGCCAAAGGCACCTTTCCCGCCATCCAGCAGGAAGGCATCCCCGCCTTTCAACAAAGTATCGAGCGCATCGTGCCCTTTCTCGCTGGCCGCACCTCCGAGATAGACTCCTGGGACAAGGTGAAGCTGCTCACCATCCAGGTCAACCGCCTCATCGAGTGGTCGTCGCCCGGCCTTCTCTGCATCGGCGATGCGGCCCACGCCATGTCGCCTGTCGGAGGCATCGGCATCAACATTGCGATTCAGGACGCCGTAGCCACCGCTAACATTCTCACCGAAGCGCTGCTCTCGAACACCCTCAGCCCGCACAATCTCGCTCAGGTACAGCACTACCGCGAAGGCGCCGTCCGCAACACCCAGCGCGTACAAGTCTTCGCCCATCGCATTCTCAATCGAGTCCTCCACAATCCCGGCCCCATCCACCCGCCCCTCGCACTACGCATCCTCACAAGCATCCCGGGGTTCCAGAACTTGCCCGCCCGCTTCGTAGGAGTAGGACTCCAGCCCCAGCACATCAAAGACTTCTAG
- a CDS encoding HAD family hydrolase: MPLASPPRLIVFDLDGTLIDSRVDLCNSVNATLAQLGKPTLPEAVISGYIGDGASMLVRRAIGDPEGDITDEQYVTQALTFFLDYYRIHKLDYTYVYPGVLEALQAIRYTHPQTLMAVLTNKPVHPSRDICDHFGLSPFFFQNYGGNSFHTKKPDPHGLEALIAEASTLAGHAITPAETIMVGDTDIDVLTARNCGAHSIGCTFGLKPHSLEDAPPDHLAHTPADWLAFLVNPQQTF, translated from the coding sequence ATGCCTCTCGCCTCCCCACCCCGCCTCATCGTCTTCGATCTCGACGGCACCCTCATCGACTCCCGCGTCGATCTCTGCAACTCCGTCAACGCCACCTTGGCCCAGCTCGGCAAACCCACCCTCCCCGAGGCTGTCATCTCCGGCTACATCGGCGATGGAGCTTCCATGCTCGTTCGCCGCGCCATCGGCGACCCGGAAGGCGACATCACAGACGAGCAATATGTAACCCAAGCACTCACATTCTTCCTCGACTACTACCGTATTCACAAACTCGACTACACCTACGTCTACCCCGGCGTCCTCGAAGCCCTCCAAGCTATTCGCTATACACACCCCCAAACTCTCATGGCGGTACTCACCAACAAACCTGTCCATCCCTCCCGCGACATCTGCGATCACTTCGGCCTATCGCCCTTCTTCTTTCAGAACTACGGCGGCAACAGCTTTCACACCAAAAAACCCGACCCCCACGGTCTAGAAGCCCTGATCGCCGAAGCCTCCACCCTCGCTGGCCACGCCATCACTCCCGCCGAAACCATCATGGTAGGCGACACCGACATCGACGTTCTTACCGCCCGCAACTGCGGCGCCCACAGCATCGGCTGCACTTTCGGCCTCAAGCCCCACTCCCTCGAAGACGCTCCGCCTGACCACCTCGCCCACACCCCCGCCGACTGGCTTGCCTTCCTCGTCAATCCCCAACAAACCTTTTGA
- a CDS encoding carbonic anhydrase: MSAEGKWTRRRFVAGTIAAGATAEVAGFGRLALAQTGMTGETAMKELMAGNERYIAGKITSFPEDLKILQEKTVLKQEPFAAVLSCADSRVPVEILFDQSIGHVFVTRVAGNIVTPEVMASLEYGVGVLGLKAVLILGHTNCGAIAAAVQGKEVPGQISVLYQHLMPAVQDAHGDVVQAVKANVVFQTRLVRESSTLIAKAMKESGVKVAGGVYDLENGRVNIIA, encoded by the coding sequence ATGAGTGCTGAAGGAAAGTGGACACGGAGGCGGTTTGTCGCGGGAACGATAGCAGCTGGCGCCACGGCGGAGGTTGCGGGTTTTGGTCGATTAGCGCTGGCGCAGACCGGAATGACGGGCGAGACGGCAATGAAAGAGCTGATGGCGGGAAATGAGCGATACATTGCAGGAAAGATTACTTCGTTTCCTGAGGATCTAAAGATCTTGCAGGAAAAGACGGTTTTGAAGCAGGAGCCTTTTGCTGCGGTACTTTCGTGCGCCGACTCGCGCGTGCCGGTGGAGATATTGTTTGATCAGAGCATCGGGCATGTGTTCGTGACAAGGGTGGCAGGAAATATTGTGACACCCGAGGTGATGGCAAGCCTGGAGTATGGCGTGGGGGTGTTAGGGTTGAAGGCGGTTCTAATTCTTGGACATACGAACTGCGGAGCGATCGCTGCAGCGGTACAGGGCAAAGAGGTTCCGGGGCAGATCAGCGTACTCTACCAGCACCTGATGCCGGCAGTGCAGGATGCGCATGGAGATGTGGTGCAGGCGGTGAAGGCAAATGTTGTGTTTCAGACGAGACTGGTGCGGGAGAGTTCTACCTTGATTGCCAAAGCCATGAAAGAAAGCGGAGTGAAGGTGGCCGGTGGAGTTTATGACCTGGAGAATGGGCGCGTGAACATCATCGCTTAG